The Victivallis lenta DNA segment GGCGAAGCGGACCGGCAGATCGTTTTTCCTCTCGATGCTGTATCCGCTTCTGCGCGCGGTCAATGCGGTTCCGGCCCTGCGGCAGCGCATTCTCGACGGGGAGCGAGTCGTCGAATTCGAACACACGGCGGCGCTGACCCCGATTCTCGGCGCGGACGACACTTTTACGATGGCACTGACCGAATATGCGGATCGTTTTGATGCGTTTCTCCGGCAGGCGGAACCGGCCGTCGCCGCCGCGAAGCGCGGTGAGTTCGACCCCGCCGTGCGGCGGCGGCAGGACTATTTCTGCGCGAGCTGCGTGCCTTGGTACGGCTTTTCGTCGCTTACGCAGGCGGCGCTCCGGCTGGATCAGAGCATCGTGATTCTCGCCTGG contains these protein-coding regions:
- a CDS encoding CatA-like O-acetyltransferase, coding for MNRYREIDKNAWPRRTVFEYYRTFQNQLFNITLEVNAEPAYRMAKRTGRSFFLSMLYPLLRAVNAVPALRQRILDGERVVEFEHTAALTPILGADDTFTMALTEYADRFDAFLRQAEPAVAAAKRGEFDPAVRRRQDYFCASCVPWYGFSSLTQAALRLDQSIVILAWGKMNRSFTIPVALQLNHALADGRHVGLFLEALEKEIGSMAAYEC